The Rhodothermia bacterium genome includes a window with the following:
- a CDS encoding Rieske 2Fe-2S domain-containing protein yields MKETQKNRRAFLKDSCSVLTAFGLAAYGINMTGCDTTDEPIEGITIVGKTMTIDQTVVTALNVDKGFLMSGAAKAIVLNDGGTIRAFSNVCPHEGNPVTQFDGNQIRCIHHGWTFSSNGTKTGIAQKNLTALAVSKNGNTLTITLL; encoded by the coding sequence ATGAAGGAAACCCAAAAAAACCGACGTGCCTTTTTAAAAGACTCTTGTAGTGTGCTTACCGCATTTGGCCTTGCGGCCTATGGTATAAATATGACGGGTTGCGATACTACCGATGAACCCATTGAAGGGATCACGATCGTCGGAAAAACCATGACCATAGACCAGACCGTTGTTACGGCATTGAATGTGGACAAGGGCTTTCTGATGTCGGGTGCAGCAAAGGCCATTGTCCTAAACGACGGTGGAACCATTCGGGCCTTCTCTAACGTATGCCCACACGAGGGAAACCCAGTCACCCAATTTGATGGCAATCAAATCCGTTGCATTCATCATGGATGGACTTTTTCTTCAAACGGTACAAAAACAGGGATTGCACAAAAAAACCTCACCGCATTGGCCGTTTCTAAAAATGGGAACACCCTTACCATCACACTACTATGA
- a CDS encoding T9SS type A sorting domain-containing protein, with amino-acid sequence MSAILCLMIGLAAYPDGPAKNGVQTTGAPLSAADKEYTCASCHTATTNYGVTATIKVYEVGTSTSVAQYTPGTTYDVTMTANTTSTPVGFGFQMTAIQSSTFAAAGTFSTPMANTQLRSQGGRSYYEHARRLGNTVKTYTIKWIAPTTGTGEVGFYGNVLAVNGNGGTNGDMTAQATLVIPEKAITAIEKETPKDLFSLEVFPNPAFGRVQVLSIRPVSLRVYDLNGREMATFRQTQLAEINTQNWPSGVYLIRADDGKYVSVKSFVKQ; translated from the coding sequence ATGTCTGCCATACTTTGCTTAATGATAGGACTTGCTGCTTATCCTGATGGACCAGCAAAAAATGGCGTGCAGACTACCGGGGCGCCACTTTCTGCTGCCGATAAAGAATACACCTGTGCCAGTTGTCATACCGCAACCACAAACTATGGCGTTACCGCCACCATTAAGGTTTATGAAGTAGGTACTTCGACGTCTGTGGCACAATACACCCCCGGAACAACCTATGATGTGACCATGACCGCAAATACCACCAGTACACCCGTAGGTTTTGGCTTCCAAATGACGGCCATTCAGAGCAGTACTTTTGCCGCAGCGGGCACATTTTCGACGCCTATGGCCAATACGCAACTCCGCAGTCAAGGGGGAAGATCGTATTACGAACATGCCAGAAGATTAGGCAATACCGTAAAAACCTATACCATCAAATGGATTGCGCCCACAACGGGTACTGGGGAAGTGGGGTTTTATGGCAATGTGCTTGCGGTAAACGGGAATGGTGGAACCAATGGCGATATGACAGCGCAAGCAACGTTAGTTATTCCTGAAAAAGCCATTACCGCAATCGAAAAGGAAACCCCCAAAGACTTGTTCTCGTTAGAGGTATTCCCCAATCCGGCATTCGGACGGGTGCAGGTACTGAGTATCCGGCCAGTCTCTCTTCGGGTTTATGACCTCAATGGACGCGAAATGGCAACCTTTCGTCAAACGCAATTGGCGGAGATCAATACCCAAAATTGGCCATCCGGTGTCTATTTAATCCGTGCCGATGACGGCAAATACGTTTCCGTAAAATCTTTCGTTAAACAATAA